Proteins co-encoded in one Dendropsophus ebraccatus isolate aDenEbr1 unplaced genomic scaffold, aDenEbr1.pat pat_scaffold_1422_ctg1, whole genome shotgun sequence genomic window:
- the LOC138775224 gene encoding kelch domain-containing protein 10-like produces the protein VLHGYNLLVFGGTGIPFGESNGNDVHVCNVKYKRWEKLNCDGKKPNRIYGQAMAIINGFLYVFGGTTGYIYSTDLHRLDLSTREWVQLKPNNPPCDLPEERYRHEIAHDNQRIYVLGGGTSWTAYSLDKIHAYNLETNTWEDIPTKPHENLGFPAARRCHSCVQIKHGRQSF, from the exons TGGTTTTACATGGATACAATCTCCTGGTGTTTGGAGGCACTGGGATCCCATTTGGTGAAAGCAATGGTAATGATGTTCATGTCTGTAATGTAAAGTATAAGAGATGGGAGAAGCTAAACTGTGATGGAAAGAAACCCAACCGCATTTATGGCcag GCAATGGCAATTATAAATGGCTTCCTATATGTATTTGGAGGAACAACTGGCTATATTTACAGTACAGATCTACATCGATTAGACCTCTCTACTAGAGAATGGGTGCAGCTGAAGCCTAACAACCCACCTTGTGATTTACCAGAGGAAAG GTATAGGCATGAAATAGCACATGATAATCAGAGGATCTATGTATTAGGAGGTGGAACATCATGGACTGCTTACTCTTTAGACAAG ATTCATGCGTATAACCTTGAAACCAACACTTGGGAGGACATTCCAACCAAGCCACACGAAAATCTAG GTTTTCCAGCTGCCAGAAGATGTCATAGCTGTGTCCAAATAAAACATGGTAGGCAAAGCTTTTGA